The Nitrosospira lacus genome window below encodes:
- the lptF gene encoding LPS export ABC transporter permease LptF: MKIIERYIARELMKPFLVVSAVFTGLYGSFITARLLAEGVTKTLGLAAMLKLLMLKTVIALEVVMPITLYIAVVIALSRLHRDQEINVLRAMGVSELRIVYAVLLIIIPAGIVSGVLSIYVRPSAYNASYSLNSQLEGELNIDRFQAGRFYGNEGSGRVVYIEAKDDTGKQMNHVFHFIHQENRSEILVAKEAHQPPSVAGQRPQIHLYDGYIYQLGHSAMQEKKDVTVKFEKLVYFIDSASISELNRKATPTAVLSNSDRPRDIAEYQWRLARPIATILLALIAVPLSRASPRQDKSTRTYLIAAAVSAIYYALSILAQNWVMRGTVGSMPGVWWLHGLMFLIVLLMLFPRSGRGYLRK; encoded by the coding sequence GTGAAAATAATTGAACGATATATCGCGCGCGAGTTGATGAAACCATTTCTCGTGGTGAGTGCAGTCTTCACGGGATTATATGGAAGTTTCATTACCGCCCGTTTACTGGCAGAAGGGGTGACGAAAACGCTTGGACTGGCCGCCATGCTAAAGCTGTTAATGCTAAAGACCGTGATTGCCCTGGAAGTAGTCATGCCGATCACCTTATACATCGCCGTGGTCATCGCTCTCAGCCGGCTACATAGGGATCAGGAAATCAATGTATTACGTGCCATGGGGGTCAGCGAGCTCCGCATTGTATATGCTGTACTTTTAATCATCATCCCTGCCGGCATTGTAAGTGGAGTGCTATCGATTTATGTACGCCCTTCTGCTTATAACGCAAGCTACAGCTTGAATTCGCAGCTGGAAGGTGAATTAAATATAGATCGATTCCAGGCAGGGCGCTTCTACGGAAACGAGGGGAGTGGCCGCGTGGTTTATATTGAGGCCAAGGATGATACCGGCAAGCAGATGAATCATGTATTTCATTTCATCCACCAAGAGAACAGAAGCGAAATCCTTGTAGCCAAGGAGGCTCACCAGCCACCATCGGTGGCCGGACAGCGTCCCCAGATACATTTATATGATGGTTATATATATCAGCTTGGCCACTCGGCAATGCAAGAAAAGAAGGATGTTACCGTCAAGTTCGAGAAACTGGTTTATTTTATCGACAGTGCTTCAATTTCTGAACTCAATCGCAAGGCGACCCCTACTGCGGTATTATCCAACTCCGATCGCCCGCGTGACATTGCCGAGTATCAATGGCGGCTGGCACGCCCCATCGCTACTATTTTGTTGGCGTTGATAGCTGTCCCGTTAAGCCGTGCCTCTCCCAGACAGGACAAGAGCACGAGAACCTATTTAATCGCAGCCGCGGTTTCGGCGATCTACTATGCCTTAAGCATACTTGCCCAAAACTGGGTAATGCGAGGCACCGTTGGTAGCATGCCGGGTGTTTGGTGGCTACATGGGCTAATGTTTCTGATTGTGCTTCTTATGCTGTTTCCACGCTCTGGCCGAGGTTATTTACGCAAATAA
- a CDS encoding ABC transporter ATP-binding protein yields the protein MRTLITYCTLFPRRTAYVLIALLAAGIAEGLSLTALLPLLTIAVGDTGNSDIGQRIVQVLQNMGIEPTIEAMLLIIVGGMILKSLILLIAHRQVGYTVAHVATSLRLEFIGALLTSRWQYYLRQPMGSLTNSVATEANRAADGFEHAAVVLALSVQVLVYGTVAMFISWEATLISFLIGIVMLRALHQLIRITRRAGAKQTHLLRELLTYLSDILGSVKSLKAMARDNVADAILRDQTKQLEKATRREVMSREALTALQEPIHATLMAVGLYLAVIIWGLSMSSVMVTAFLLIRILNLLNKIQRRYQHLIAQESAYWALRTAIDAARAAAERTAGTRQPTLQKGISLRHIYFDYGVKSIFQDLNLEIPVRSFTTVSGTSGVGKSTLLDLLCALADPKSGEILIDGVSLREIDPRDWRHMIGYVSQETVLLHDTIISNILVGAPTLGYADAERALRQAGAWDFVNALPDGLQTVVGERGGLLSGGQRQRIAIARALAHQPLFLLLDEPTSALDPESERIVCETLQRLARSLTIVAVSHQPALINAADHIFTLSKGKAERVHRFLGTEDDAEASSVPDAEKAISTSR from the coding sequence ATGCGAACCCTAATTACCTATTGCACGCTTTTCCCACGGCGTACTGCGTATGTGCTGATCGCGCTATTGGCCGCCGGCATTGCCGAGGGGCTCAGCCTCACTGCCCTTCTTCCTCTACTTACAATCGCCGTAGGCGATACCGGGAACTCGGATATCGGCCAGCGAATAGTACAGGTCCTTCAAAACATGGGGATTGAACCAACGATCGAGGCAATGTTGCTGATCATCGTCGGCGGCATGATTCTTAAAAGTCTGATATTGCTGATTGCCCACAGACAGGTTGGCTATACCGTGGCACATGTTGCGACCTCTTTACGCCTGGAATTCATCGGGGCGCTGCTCACCAGCCGCTGGCAATATTATTTACGGCAACCCATGGGCTCACTTACCAATTCAGTTGCCACAGAAGCAAATCGGGCAGCGGATGGTTTCGAGCACGCCGCTGTCGTACTCGCCTTGTCGGTGCAAGTATTGGTTTATGGTACGGTTGCCATGTTTATTTCATGGGAGGCTACCCTTATTTCCTTTCTTATCGGCATAGTCATGCTGAGGGCGCTGCATCAATTGATACGCATTACCCGGCGAGCGGGAGCAAAACAGACACATCTGCTTCGCGAACTTTTGACTTATCTTTCTGACATCCTTGGCTCGGTAAAGTCACTGAAGGCCATGGCACGGGACAATGTCGCCGATGCCATCCTCCGCGATCAAACCAAGCAGCTTGAGAAAGCCACTCGACGTGAAGTCATGAGCAGGGAAGCTTTAACGGCTTTGCAGGAACCCATACATGCGACCCTGATGGCCGTGGGTTTATATCTCGCCGTGATTATTTGGGGGCTTTCCATGTCCTCCGTGATGGTCACGGCCTTTCTGCTGATCCGTATTCTAAATTTGCTTAATAAAATCCAGCGCCGATACCAGCATCTGATAGCGCAGGAAAGTGCCTATTGGGCCTTGCGGACTGCCATTGATGCGGCCCGTGCAGCAGCTGAAAGGACCGCAGGTACGCGGCAGCCCACACTGCAGAAAGGTATCAGCTTGCGTCATATATATTTTGATTACGGTGTCAAGTCGATATTCCAAGATCTGAATCTTGAAATCCCCGTAAGATCATTTACCACAGTTTCGGGAACATCGGGCGTTGGCAAGAGTACCTTGCTAGACCTGCTATGCGCGCTGGCTGACCCAAAGTCAGGCGAAATCCTTATTGACGGGGTATCTCTGCGAGAAATCGATCCGCGTGACTGGCGGCACATGATAGGCTATGTATCCCAGGAAACGGTGCTGCTCCATGACACCATTATCAGCAATATTCTTGTCGGTGCACCAACATTGGGTTATGCAGATGCAGAAAGAGCCCTGCGCCAGGCTGGTGCATGGGATTTCGTCAACGCACTTCCGGATGGCCTGCAAACCGTTGTGGGCGAGCGAGGCGGCCTTCTTTCCGGCGGGCAACGTCAGCGTATAGCAATTGCCAGAGCCCTAGCTCACCAACCGCTTTTTCTTCTGCTTGATGAACCAACCAGCGCTCTTGATCCAGAGAGTGAACGGATAGTCTGTGAAACCTTGCAGAGACTGGCGCGAAGTCTCACCATCGTCGCAGTGTCTCATCAACCTGCGCTTATTAATGCCGCCGACCACATTTTTACACTTTCAAAAGGTAAAGCGGAACGAGTACACCGTTTTCTGGGGACCGAGGATGATGCAGAAGCGTCCTCTGTGCCAGATGCAGAAAAAGCTATCTCGACCTCCCGATAA
- a CDS encoding glycosyltransferase, which produces MHNEADNMRPLFICLLDWDLAPGIEVILVDDGSRDGFPDRARTRKGRMNMRLPSAGRSRLSQVQFWWARHWRGVM; this is translated from the coding sequence GTGCATAATGAAGCAGACAATATGCGTCCGTTATTTATATGTCTGCTTGATTGGGATCTGGCGCCGGGTATTGAAGTCATCCTTGTTGACGATGGGTCGCGCGATGGATTTCCCGACAGGGCACGGACCCGGAAGGGCCGCATGAATATGCGGCTGCCGAGCGCCGGGAGAAGCCGGCTGTCTCAGGTTCAATTCTGGTGGGCGCGGCACTGGCGCGGGGTGATGTGA
- a CDS encoding CDP-alcohol phosphatidyltransferase family protein, translating to MPLAQREHNHTNAATLHHIARNMPMTIYIHIIGESEIHIWGLSGRERLQRMLKVFAQGKLVDNSEQIPAHASVLLLRADHLYDSRVLTALINARTNLVLSNDEGQPVAVRITDGDVADVLADFKSRGKGPAISVLPHYALKDLNLLGVQQSLKKRDKPYVLPITKDNRQSLESELFARSYKGVTDLVTKWLWPLPAFWAAHLCVRLGLRPNHVTLLSLVFTVLAGVAFWHAHYGIGLVMGWLMTFLDTVDGKLARITVTSSRLGDVLDHGLDIIHPPLWYMAWGLGLASASTQMPDLLMLFSWILVGYIGGRLCEGIFQFWIASFDIFIWRPLDSFNRLITARRNPNLILLTFGWLMGRPDIALWSVVTWHLLSTVFLAVRVIMGWRARRSHGPLRSWFEEVVPGQDERKLAVRIFTPLRVHSKVKN from the coding sequence ATGCCACTGGCACAACGCGAACATAACCACACAAACGCAGCTACACTTCACCACATCGCTCGCAATATGCCAATGACAATTTATATCCATATTATTGGTGAAAGTGAGATCCATATTTGGGGCCTGAGCGGTCGCGAGCGCCTCCAGCGTATGTTAAAGGTATTTGCTCAGGGTAAACTCGTCGATAATTCCGAGCAGATTCCGGCACATGCATCAGTATTACTTTTAAGGGCAGATCATCTGTACGACTCCAGAGTTCTGACGGCGTTGATCAATGCGCGAACGAACCTGGTGCTTAGCAACGATGAAGGCCAGCCGGTCGCCGTCCGGATTACCGATGGAGATGTAGCCGATGTACTTGCGGACTTCAAGAGCCGGGGGAAAGGGCCGGCTATCTCCGTCCTGCCCCATTACGCATTGAAAGATCTAAATTTGTTGGGCGTCCAGCAAAGCCTCAAGAAAAGAGATAAACCCTATGTATTACCTATCACCAAAGATAACCGCCAAAGCCTGGAGTCGGAACTATTTGCCCGATCATACAAAGGTGTGACTGACCTCGTCACGAAATGGCTCTGGCCCCTACCTGCATTCTGGGCCGCACACCTTTGCGTGCGTCTTGGTCTGCGCCCAAATCACGTCACCTTGCTTAGTCTTGTGTTTACCGTGCTGGCCGGAGTTGCCTTTTGGCATGCCCACTACGGCATCGGTCTAGTAATGGGATGGTTGATGACGTTTCTTGATACCGTTGATGGAAAATTGGCGCGAATAACAGTCACCTCCAGCCGTCTTGGAGATGTCCTCGATCACGGTCTGGATATCATTCACCCACCGCTATGGTATATGGCATGGGGTTTGGGACTGGCTTCAGCATCAACGCAAATGCCTGACTTACTGATGTTGTTCTCATGGATACTTGTCGGTTACATTGGCGGCCGGTTATGTGAAGGGATATTCCAATTCTGGATCGCCTCATTTGATATTTTCATTTGGCGCCCGTTAGATTCCTTTAACCGGCTGATCACTGCCCGGCGCAATCCTAACCTGATCCTGTTGACATTCGGCTGGCTCATGGGCAGGCCCGACATAGCGCTCTGGTCAGTGGTTACCTGGCATCTTCTCTCAACTGTGTTTCTTGCTGTCCGGGTAATAATGGGCTGGCGAGCACGGCGATCCCACGGCCCTTTACGCTCCTGGTTTGAGGAAGTTGTTCCTGGTCA